From the genome of Malus domestica chromosome 04, GDT2T_hap1, one region includes:
- the LOC139194968 gene encoding uncharacterized protein encodes MTHANLMNNYFDPNSVYIEEDFRRHFLMRRHVFQHLLCDVQQVNPYFRQKWDRVGHPSFSPHQKVTIALRMMAYGSPADSMDETYGMSESTCLDTLEEFCDTIVQLYKDEYICELNQEDLNRLIRKTEDHGFLGMIGLLDCMHWD; translated from the coding sequence ATGACGCatgccaatctgatgaacaactacttcgaccccaactcggtgtacatagaagaggatttcagacgTCACTTCCTgatgaggcgtcatgtcttCCAACATTTACTTTGTGATGTCCAGCAGGTCAATCCGTACTTTCGACAGAAGTGGGACAGAGTAGGCCACCCtagtttctcacctcatcagaaggttactattgcactccgaatgatggcctatggctccccagctgattcgatggatgaaacctatggtatgtctgagtctacatgccttgatactcttGAAGAATTTTGTGACACAATTGTTCAGCTTTACAAAGACGAGTACATCTGCGAGCTAAATCAAGAAGATTTGAATCGGCTCATTCGCAAAACTGAAGACCATGGGTTTCTGGGCATGATAGGGTTattagactgcatgcattgggattAG